A genomic segment from Paenibacillus sp. FSL K6-1096 encodes:
- a CDS encoding cation diffusion facilitator family transporter, with the protein MNDKQSPRKETVIWTGILSDIALAVAKGGVGYLSGSKALMGDAIYSASDAAARLAGVIPWHPKQNGKAGSIRSQAKQGNNEPLAAILFSVLILMGGLQVVFSAIRDLTRGHLSAPGQSALAAVLLCIVFKEAVFQYQYRYFKKKGDGSHAAYADSHRFSLYTSITVFIGIALAMTGGYMNWHPLVYLDPVAALLTGGLILRKGYSLITSSVYSKKLQELPSEEAASFIETVQRVHGVIRIEQLRALEEGSYVNLHVKISVNPRISVLEAQDISECARKLLQHRFVHVGEVHMEVVPYDPGYPYKSNHELVDNDIPTLLQ; encoded by the coding sequence ATGAATGACAAACAATCACCCCGGAAGGAAACGGTTATCTGGACCGGAATCCTTAGCGATATAGCACTGGCAGTAGCCAAAGGCGGTGTCGGTTATCTGTCGGGCAGCAAGGCGTTGATGGGGGACGCCATCTATTCCGCATCAGATGCCGCCGCCAGGCTGGCAGGGGTTATTCCGTGGCATCCGAAGCAGAATGGCAAGGCTGGTTCTATACGCAGCCAGGCTAAGCAAGGGAACAATGAGCCGCTGGCGGCCATTCTGTTCTCTGTGCTGATTCTGATGGGCGGGCTGCAGGTTGTCTTCTCGGCGATTCGTGATCTGACCAGAGGCCATTTATCCGCACCCGGGCAATCGGCGCTTGCCGCTGTCCTGCTGTGCATTGTATTTAAAGAGGCCGTATTCCAATACCAGTACCGTTATTTCAAGAAGAAGGGCGACGGCAGCCATGCAGCTTATGCTGACAGCCACCGGTTCAGCCTGTATACATCAATTACCGTATTCATCGGAATTGCCCTGGCCATGACGGGAGGGTATATGAACTGGCATCCTCTGGTCTATCTGGACCCGGTTGCCGCACTGCTCACCGGTGGTCTGATTCTCCGCAAAGGCTATTCCTTAATTACATCTTCTGTCTACAGCAAGAAGCTGCAGGAGCTTCCATCCGAGGAAGCGGCCAGCTTCATAGAGACGGTTCAGCGTGTGCACGGGGTTATCCGTATTGAGCAGCTCCGGGCGCTGGAGGAAGGCAGTTATGTGAATCTGCATGTGAAGATCAGTGTGAATCCGCGGATCAGCGTGCTGGAAGCCCAGGATATCTCGGAATGCGCCCGGAAGCTGCTCCAGCACCGGTTTGTGCATGTCGGGGAGGTTCATATGGAGGTTGTGCCGTATGACCCGGGTTATCCGTACAAAAGCAATCATGAGCTTGTGGACAACGATATTCCCACGCTGCTCCAGTAG
- the uraA gene encoding uracil permease, which translates to MQREIQVNERLPWGPGFLLSLQHLFAMFGSTVLVPNLFGVDPGMILLMNGIGTLLYILICRGKIPAYLGSSFAFISPVLLVLNDHAGDHERGYSLALGAFIVTGVIFILVALIVRYAGTGWIDVVFPPAVMGAIVATIGLELVPVAARMAGLIAPEGVAAADWTPDGKAITLSLVTLGVTVLGSVLFRGFPKIIHILIGIVTGYVLAYILGQVNTSAISEASFLSHPTIITPSFSWQVILTIIPVSLVVIVEHIGHLLVTSNIVGKDLTKDPGLDRSLMGNGISTVLSGFVGSTPNTTYGENIGVMALTKVYSVYVIAGAAVIAIVLSFSGTFSSVIANIPTPVMGGVSLLLFGVIAASGLRIFVEQKVDFSKATNMILATLVLVVGISGISLKLGGVELKGMALATLVGMVLALLFKLIEVLGLSNEQEAEKSAH; encoded by the coding sequence TTGCAACGCGAAATTCAAGTTAATGAGAGACTCCCTTGGGGCCCGGGCTTCCTCCTGAGTCTTCAGCATCTGTTCGCCATGTTCGGCAGCACGGTGCTGGTTCCTAACCTGTTCGGGGTAGACCCCGGCATGATCCTGCTGATGAATGGTATCGGCACCCTGCTATATATTCTGATCTGCCGCGGCAAAATCCCTGCTTATTTGGGTTCCAGCTTTGCCTTTATCTCCCCGGTGCTTCTGGTACTCAATGACCATGCCGGCGATCATGAGCGCGGATATTCGCTTGCACTTGGCGCTTTTATTGTTACTGGTGTTATTTTTATTCTTGTCGCTTTAATTGTACGTTATGCCGGCACCGGCTGGATTGACGTCGTATTCCCTCCGGCGGTTATGGGTGCAATCGTAGCTACCATCGGACTGGAGCTTGTTCCTGTTGCGGCACGCATGGCCGGGCTGATCGCTCCTGAAGGCGTGGCTGCGGCGGACTGGACGCCTGACGGCAAAGCCATTACCCTGTCGCTTGTCACGCTTGGCGTAACGGTTCTCGGCTCCGTGTTATTCCGCGGCTTCCCCAAAATCATCCACATCCTCATCGGTATCGTTACCGGTTACGTACTCGCTTATATCCTGGGTCAGGTGAATACAAGCGCCATCTCGGAAGCAAGCTTCCTCTCCCATCCGACCATTATTACCCCCTCCTTCAGCTGGCAGGTTATCTTGACGATCATTCCCGTATCGCTGGTTGTTATTGTTGAGCATATCGGCCATTTGCTGGTAACCAGTAATATTGTCGGCAAGGATCTGACCAAAGATCCGGGGCTGGACCGCTCGCTGATGGGTAACGGGATCTCTACAGTACTCTCGGGCTTCGTCGGTTCTACACCTAATACAACCTACGGTGAAAATATCGGCGTTATGGCGCTGACCAAAGTGTACTCGGTATATGTCATCGCCGGAGCTGCTGTTATCGCAATCGTGCTGTCCTTCTCCGGGACCTTCTCCTCGGTCATTGCCAATATTCCTACGCCGGTCATGGGCGGTGTCTCCCTGCTGCTGTTCGGCGTGATTGCGGCTTCGGGTCTGCGGATCTTCGTAGAGCAGAAGGTGGATTTCTCCAAGGCAACCAACATGATTCTGGCTACGCTTGTCCTCGTGGTAGGCATCAGCGGCATCTCCCTCAAGCTTGGCGGCGTTGAGCTGAAAGGGATGGCGTTGGCAACGCTTGTCGGGATGGTGCTCGCCCTGCTCTTCAAGCTGATTGAGGTCCTGGGCTTATCCAATGAACAGGAAGCGGAGAAGTCCGCTCACTAG
- the dtd gene encoding D-aminoacyl-tRNA deacylase: MRVVVQRCKSASVTVDGTVTGAIGEGLMLLVGITHEDTEKDAKYLAEKVAGLRIFEDAAGKMNHSVTEAGGAILSVSQFTLYGDCRKGRRPNFMAAAAPAEAERLYDYFNQQLRAGGLQVETGVFGAMMDVALTNWGPVTLLLDSRG, encoded by the coding sequence ATGAGAGTGGTTGTACAGCGCTGCAAGAGCGCGAGTGTGACCGTAGACGGGACCGTGACCGGCGCTATAGGAGAAGGGCTGATGCTGCTGGTCGGCATCACCCATGAGGATACCGAGAAGGATGCCAAGTATCTGGCGGAGAAGGTGGCGGGACTAAGGATTTTTGAGGATGCTGCCGGTAAAATGAACCACAGCGTCACAGAGGCCGGCGGGGCCATTCTGTCGGTCTCCCAGTTCACGCTGTACGGGGACTGCCGCAAGGGCAGACGTCCCAACTTCATGGCTGCGGCGGCTCCGGCGGAGGCAGAGCGGCTCTACGACTATTTCAACCAGCAGCTGCGGGCCGGCGGTCTGCAGGTGGAGACTGGTGTGTTCGGCGCGATGATGGATGTCGCCCTGACCAACTGGGGCCCGGTCACCCTGCTGCTGGACAGCCGGGGCTAA
- the secF gene encoding protein translocase subunit SecF translates to MRFKKEIDFVHLSKYFYIFSIALTVAGLVFLATFGLNYSVDFKAGSNVDVALSKSLTLEQLQPALKDAGVEHEPTVTVGDKRVNIRYDQELNDTQSEALKQSINKLDDKASFEINTVDTEMAKELARNAIYSVLLSSIGIIIYVSIRFEWRFALASIVALLHDAFMVVAVFSIFRLEVDITFIVAVLTIIGYSINDTIVIFDRIRENLRFGKQKTYEDLKHLVNQSVMQTLMRSLYTAFTVFIAAFFLLIMGGESIRMFSLAMVIGLLFGAYSSIFIASPLWLLLKKSQKPAAKSPAKA, encoded by the coding sequence GTGCGCTTTAAGAAAGAGATTGATTTCGTACATTTAAGCAAGTATTTCTATATTTTCTCCATTGCCCTGACTGTGGCAGGACTGGTCTTCCTGGCGACCTTCGGCCTGAATTACAGCGTTGACTTCAAGGCCGGGTCCAATGTGGACGTAGCTCTGTCCAAGAGCCTTACGCTGGAGCAGCTTCAGCCGGCGCTGAAGGATGCGGGTGTAGAGCATGAGCCGACGGTTACTGTCGGCGACAAGCGGGTCAATATCCGCTACGACCAGGAGCTAAATGATACACAGAGCGAGGCGCTCAAGCAGTCGATCAACAAGCTGGATGACAAGGCCTCCTTCGAGATCAATACGGTGGATACCGAAATGGCGAAGGAACTGGCCCGCAATGCGATCTATTCGGTGCTGCTGTCCAGTATCGGGATTATTATCTATGTAAGCATCCGCTTTGAATGGCGTTTTGCGCTGGCATCCATTGTGGCGCTGCTTCATGACGCATTCATGGTCGTGGCTGTCTTCTCCATCTTCCGCCTGGAAGTAGACATCACCTTCATTGTCGCGGTGCTGACCATTATCGGTTACTCCATCAATGATACGATCGTTATCTTTGACCGGATCCGTGAGAATCTGCGCTTCGGCAAACAGAAGACGTATGAGGATCTGAAGCATCTGGTTAACCAAAGTGTCATGCAGACGCTCATGCGTTCCCTGTATACCGCCTTTACTGTATTTATTGCCGCGTTCTTCCTGCTGATTATGGGCGGCGAGTCCATCCGGATGTTCTCGCTGGCGATGGTTATCGGCCTGCTCTTCGGAGCCTATTCGTCGATCTTCATTGCAAGCCCGCTCTGGCTGCTACTGAAGAAGAGCCAAAAGCCAGCGGCGAAGAGCCCGGCCAAAGCCTAA
- a CDS encoding type 1 glutamine amidotransferase domain-containing protein: MSKVAFLLANDFEDSEMKVPYEEVLQAGHQAEIIGLKKHETLHGKQGSVSYTADKAISEVKAGDYDAVVIPGGSSPENLRLSPDILQFVQEADGAGKPIAAICHGPQILISADLLKGRTLTSYPPLKDDLINAGAEFKDEEVVVDGNYITSRTPKDEPAFVRELLKVL, translated from the coding sequence ATGAGTAAAGTAGCATTTCTGCTCGCAAATGATTTTGAAGACTCGGAAATGAAGGTTCCTTATGAAGAGGTGCTGCAGGCAGGGCATCAGGCAGAGATTATCGGTCTGAAGAAGCATGAGACCCTGCACGGCAAACAAGGAAGCGTATCCTATACAGCCGATAAGGCGATCAGTGAGGTCAAGGCCGGAGACTATGATGCTGTGGTCATACCGGGCGGCTCTTCTCCGGAGAATCTTCGTCTAAGCCCTGACATTCTGCAGTTTGTCCAAGAGGCGGACGGCGCAGGCAAGCCGATTGCCGCCATCTGTCACGGGCCGCAGATCCTGATCAGCGCCGATCTGCTGAAAGGCCGCACACTCACCTCCTATCCGCCGCTGAAGGATGACCTGATCAATGCCGGGGCGGAGTTCAAGGATGAAGAGGTTGTCGTGGACGGCAATTATATTACATCACGCACACCCAAGGATGAGCCCGCATTTGTGCGTGAGCTGCTTAAGGTGTTGTAA
- the secD gene encoding protein translocase subunit SecD: MKRMLSFILTVVVLTGVMVFTTPGLLERVRLGLDLKGGFEILYHAEPMDTGGTLTRASLQKTAESLEKRANALGTSEPEVTTEGTDRIRLKIAGVTDEAEVRKKMKEPAVLTFRSAAEGDAPGTFSKIELVGSDFVEGAAEVQRDNLNRPEISISIKNKDKFAEITKRLLGKQLAIYLDDTLLSDPPYVRAVLTDGKASISGGYTLDEAREIADTINLGALPLKLTEKYSQSVGATLGKQSLEETVRAGIVGSVIILIFMIAMYRLPGVLASFALILHTWLLILVFVLADFTLTLPGVAAFILGIGMAVDANIITNERIREEMRSGKGIMSSVKAGNKTSFRTVMDANITTIIVAAVMFAFGTGAVKGFALILIVEIVLSIVTNLYFAHWLLTVLVKAGALKKPKQFGVKEGDISAL, encoded by the coding sequence ATGAAGAGAATGTTGAGCTTTATCCTTACCGTGGTCGTTCTAACCGGCGTCATGGTATTTACAACTCCCGGGCTGCTGGAGCGGGTCCGTCTGGGTCTTGACCTTAAGGGCGGATTCGAGATTCTGTACCACGCAGAGCCAATGGATACGGGAGGCACTCTGACCCGGGCTTCACTGCAGAAAACGGCAGAGAGTCTGGAGAAACGCGCTAATGCACTCGGAACAAGCGAGCCTGAGGTAACCACCGAAGGGACCGACCGCATCCGTCTGAAGATTGCGGGCGTTACCGACGAAGCTGAGGTCCGCAAGAAAATGAAAGAGCCGGCAGTACTGACGTTCCGCAGTGCCGCTGAAGGCGATGCGCCTGGAACATTCAGCAAGATCGAACTTGTGGGCAGTGATTTTGTTGAAGGTGCGGCAGAGGTGCAACGCGATAATCTGAACCGCCCCGAAATCAGCATCTCCATCAAAAACAAGGATAAATTCGCAGAAATAACCAAGCGGCTGCTGGGTAAACAGCTTGCCATTTATCTGGATGATACATTGCTGTCCGACCCTCCTTATGTGAGAGCAGTTCTTACGGATGGTAAAGCATCCATCTCCGGGGGATACACATTAGATGAAGCCCGTGAGATTGCAGATACGATTAACCTGGGTGCCCTGCCGCTGAAGCTGACAGAGAAGTACTCCCAGAGCGTAGGCGCTACACTCGGTAAGCAGTCCCTGGAAGAGACCGTCAGAGCCGGTATTGTCGGGTCTGTTATTATTCTGATCTTCATGATTGCCATGTACCGGCTTCCGGGCGTACTGGCCAGCTTCGCGCTGATCCTGCACACCTGGCTGCTGATTCTCGTCTTTGTACTGGCTGACTTTACGCTAACCCTGCCTGGTGTGGCCGCGTTCATTCTCGGGATCGGGATGGCGGTCGATGCCAACATCATTACCAACGAACGGATTAGAGAAGAAATGCGCAGCGGCAAGGGCATTATGTCCTCTGTCAAAGCAGGGAACAAGACCTCCTTCCGTACTGTTATGGATGCGAATATCACCACGATTATCGTAGCAGCGGTTATGTTCGCCTTCGGTACAGGTGCGGTAAAAGGCTTCGCGCTGATTCTGATCGTGGAAATTGTGCTCAGTATCGTGACAAACCTTTATTTTGCCCATTGGCTGCTGACTGTGCTGGTTAAAGCCGGAGCACTCAAGAAGCCGAAGCAATTTGGGGTAAAGGAGGGTGACATCAGTGCGCTTTAA
- the recJ gene encoding single-stranded-DNA-specific exonuclease RecJ, producing the protein MLHSKTTWQSPAADPGRIRELARSLSISPLLSSLLVQRGMDTAGKALEFMDGGAEDRHDPFLLSGMAEAVPRIRKALEEEEHILVYGDYDADGVSSTALMIYLLRHLGASFDIYIPHRSNEGYGLHNHALDWALQQGVSLVITVDTGISAYHQIAYASTLGIDVIVTDHHEPPELLPEAYALINPKLPHCPYPFKGLAGVGVAYKLAEALLGNGVPEEWCEIAAIGTVADLMPLVGENRSLVRRGLSSMRHSMFPGVRALLAVSGITMNTVSAVNIAFGMAPRINASGRLDHAGRAVTLLTTDAAEEAEQLAAELDLLNKERQQVVERIVQEATAKLEERISRTGLPDIIVLAEQGWNVGVVGIVASKLLERYYRPVIILDIHPDTGMCKGSARSIPGLDIYAALSSCAELMDHFGGHPAAAGMSLPQEKLEAFDEALNAYAAAVLTPEDFIAVTAADGEVSIADLTLQAALELERLAPFGMANPLPRFILRGAAVKETRRMGQESKHLKLVLQQGRLQIEAVAFGKGPLADLLPAGTEVDVLAELSVNEWNGSRKPQLMLQDLAVPKAQLFDLRGTADAVKQAVQLEALLQTYSGKPGRSAAVFQNSRTSPLRELKGMSLWVYEEGGGITPLHQPEGGGGAAEVTLLCLLDMPESPEQLEALFTAFPGAENIALLHSIRDGRDRLQIPTREHFATLYKWIASIAATPTPEPEVLRRLSRQSALGARMLNRMLDVFAELDFIDRSGGKITFVPQPAAKSLTASEHFIRLGKTAEMEQYFMEGSRSELQEFMLSRRLGAS; encoded by the coding sequence GTGCTTCATTCCAAAACAACATGGCAATCTCCGGCAGCTGATCCCGGCAGGATTCGGGAATTGGCCCGGAGCCTTTCTATTTCTCCGCTCCTGTCCTCGCTGCTGGTGCAAAGAGGCATGGATACCGCCGGCAAGGCGCTGGAATTCATGGATGGCGGAGCGGAAGATAGACATGATCCCTTCCTGCTTAGCGGAATGGCCGAGGCTGTGCCGCGGATACGCAAGGCGCTGGAAGAGGAAGAACATATCCTGGTATATGGGGACTATGATGCGGACGGTGTGTCCAGCACAGCGCTGATGATCTATCTTCTGCGCCATCTGGGCGCGTCGTTTGACATTTATATCCCGCACCGGTCCAATGAAGGTTACGGACTACATAATCATGCGCTGGACTGGGCGCTGCAGCAGGGTGTATCCCTGGTGATTACTGTAGATACTGGTATCAGCGCCTATCATCAGATTGCCTATGCTTCTACGCTTGGAATCGATGTTATTGTTACCGATCATCATGAGCCGCCCGAGCTGCTGCCCGAGGCTTATGCGCTGATCAACCCGAAGCTGCCGCATTGCCCGTATCCGTTCAAGGGGCTGGCCGGTGTCGGAGTGGCCTATAAGCTGGCTGAGGCCCTGCTGGGCAACGGAGTTCCCGAGGAATGGTGCGAGATTGCCGCAATCGGCACTGTAGCTGATCTGATGCCGCTGGTTGGGGAGAACCGCAGTCTGGTGCGCAGAGGCCTGAGCAGTATGAGGCATTCTATGTTCCCTGGAGTCCGGGCCTTGCTTGCAGTCAGCGGAATTACGATGAATACTGTCAGCGCTGTCAATATTGCCTTCGGTATGGCACCGCGTATTAATGCCAGCGGAAGGCTTGATCATGCAGGCCGTGCGGTAACGCTGCTTACGACAGATGCGGCGGAGGAGGCGGAGCAGCTTGCTGCCGAGCTGGACCTGCTGAACAAGGAACGCCAGCAGGTGGTGGAGAGAATCGTTCAGGAGGCAACGGCCAAGCTGGAGGAGCGGATCAGCCGCACCGGGCTGCCGGACATTATTGTGCTGGCTGAACAGGGCTGGAATGTGGGCGTAGTCGGGATTGTCGCCTCCAAGCTGCTGGAACGTTATTACCGTCCGGTCATTATTCTGGATATTCACCCGGATACCGGAATGTGCAAGGGCTCGGCCCGGTCTATTCCGGGACTGGACATCTATGCAGCCTTATCCTCCTGCGCTGAGCTGATGGACCACTTCGGCGGCCACCCGGCTGCTGCGGGCATGAGCCTGCCGCAGGAGAAGCTGGAGGCCTTCGATGAGGCGCTGAATGCCTATGCGGCAGCTGTCCTGACGCCGGAGGACTTCATAGCCGTTACGGCTGCGGACGGCGAGGTGTCCATCGCCGATCTGACGCTGCAGGCCGCGCTTGAACTGGAACGGCTGGCTCCGTTCGGCATGGCCAATCCGCTGCCGCGGTTCATTCTGCGCGGAGCTGCTGTGAAGGAGACCCGCAGGATGGGCCAGGAGAGCAAGCATCTGAAGCTTGTACTCCAGCAGGGCCGGCTGCAGATTGAAGCAGTCGCCTTCGGTAAGGGCCCGCTGGCTGACCTGCTGCCCGCAGGTACAGAGGTGGATGTACTCGCGGAGCTGTCGGTCAATGAATGGAACGGCTCCCGCAAGCCTCAGCTGATGCTGCAGGATCTTGCGGTGCCGAAGGCACAGCTGTTCGACCTGCGCGGCACAGCCGATGCCGTCAAGCAGGCTGTGCAGCTGGAAGCGCTGCTTCAGACCTATAGCGGCAAGCCCGGGAGGAGCGCTGCGGTGTTCCAGAACAGCCGGACAAGCCCGCTGCGTGAGCTGAAGGGGATGTCTCTCTGGGTGTACGAGGAAGGCGGAGGGATTACTCCGCTTCACCAGCCGGAAGGCGGGGGAGGGGCAGCGGAGGTCACGCTGCTCTGTCTGCTGGATATGCCGGAGTCTCCCGAGCAGCTGGAGGCATTATTCACTGCTTTTCCCGGAGCGGAGAATATTGCTCTGCTGCATTCCATCCGTGACGGGCGCGACCGGCTGCAGATTCCGACACGCGAGCATTTCGCAACATTATATAAATGGATTGCTTCGATAGCGGCTACTCCTACGCCTGAGCCTGAAGTGCTGCGGCGGCTGAGCCGCCAGTCCGCATTGGGTGCGCGTATGCTGAACCGGATGCTTGATGTGTTCGCTGAGCTTGATTTCATTGACCGCAGCGGCGGGAAGATTACGTTCGTGCCTCAGCCGGCGGCCAAGAGTCTTACGGCGTCAGAGCATTTCATCAGACTGGGCAAGACCGCCGAAATGGAGCAGTATTTCATGGAAGGCAGCCGCAGCGAGCTGCAGGAGTTCATGCTGTCACGCCGCTTGGGCGCCTCATAG
- a CDS encoding adenine phosphoribosyltransferase, which translates to MDFKDKIRVIPDFPQAGISFKDITTLLMDGESYRSAIDELKKLVAHLEIDVIAGPEARGFVVGAPLAYALGVGFVPIRKSGKLPYETIEAGYALEYGKDTLAMHTDAIKPGQKVLIADDLLATGGTIATSVNLVQQLGGEVVGAAFLIELTALAGRSKLSDIEVVTLLTYED; encoded by the coding sequence TTGGATTTCAAAGACAAGATTCGAGTGATCCCCGATTTTCCCCAGGCTGGAATCAGCTTCAAGGATATTACTACACTGCTGATGGACGGGGAGTCCTACCGCAGCGCCATCGACGAGCTGAAGAAGCTGGTAGCCCATCTGGAGATTGATGTGATTGCCGGACCGGAGGCGCGCGGCTTCGTTGTGGGTGCACCGCTGGCATACGCGCTGGGCGTTGGCTTCGTGCCGATCCGTAAGAGCGGCAAGCTGCCTTACGAGACGATTGAAGCAGGTTATGCGCTGGAATACGGCAAGGATACTCTTGCTATGCATACCGATGCGATCAAACCGGGTCAGAAGGTGCTGATTGCAGATGATCTGCTCGCGACCGGCGGTACGATTGCTACCTCGGTTAATCTGGTGCAGCAGCTCGGCGGCGAAGTGGTTGGCGCTGCGTTCCTGATTGAATTGACGGCTCTGGCCGGCCGGAGCAAGCTGTCAGACATTGAGGTTGTTACGCTGCTCACTTACGAGGATTAA
- a CDS encoding bifunctional (p)ppGpp synthetase/guanosine-3',5'-bis(diphosphate) 3'-pyrophosphohydrolase: MGIEQLTEKAGAYIKEKDLLRIREAYEFADQAHHGQIRKSGEPYILHPLAVADIVVNMQMDVISIIAALLHDVVEDTTVSLEQIREKFGDTCAMLVDGLTKLERIRFRSKEEQQNENYRKMFIAMAQDIRVIVIKLADRLHNMRTLKYQSEESQRRISYETLEIFCPIADRLGISAIKWEMEDIALRYLNPQQYYRIANLVHKKRAEREQFIDSVISRIRAKLDEMGIEGDLSGRPKHIYSVYNKMNTKNKQFNEIYDLLAIRIIVDNIKDCYATLGIIHTLWKPMPGRFKDYIAMPKANMYQSLHTTVVGPGGEPTEVQIRTWEMHRTAEFGIAAHWAYKEGNSNNVNPENRMPFFREILELQHEAKDAEEFVESLKMDFFSDLVFVFTPKGEVVELPAGSVPLDFAFRIHTEVGNRTIGAKVNGRIVPLDHKLKTGDIVEILTSKNSYGPSRDWLKIAQSSHARSKIKQWFKKEKREENVEKGREAIERELKRLNVEVSDWLTEDKLSEAAKKFAFNDVEDMLSAVGFGGITAAQIASKLTEKLRKEQEEAAGHLELTSQMKEIKSTGEKRNQPTNGVRVKGIDNLLVRFARCCNPVPGDDIVGYVTRGRGVSVHREDCPNIPSEGEGEEAARVIEVEWEGSMESNYSVDIEITGHDRNGLLNEVLQAVSESKTNISAVTGRSDKNKMAMIHMTILIRNTDHLQSVVDKVKRVKDVYTVNRIMQ; the protein is encoded by the coding sequence ATGGGCATAGAGCAATTAACCGAAAAGGCTGGCGCCTATATAAAAGAAAAAGATCTTCTCCGCATCCGTGAGGCTTACGAATTTGCCGACCAGGCACATCATGGGCAGATCCGCAAATCGGGGGAGCCGTATATTCTGCACCCGCTGGCGGTTGCAGATATTGTCGTCAATATGCAGATGGATGTCATCTCCATTATTGCAGCGCTGCTGCATGATGTGGTGGAGGATACGACCGTGTCCCTGGAGCAGATCCGCGAGAAATTCGGCGATACCTGCGCGATGCTGGTGGACGGCCTGACCAAGCTGGAACGCATCCGCTTCCGCTCGAAGGAAGAGCAACAGAACGAGAATTACCGCAAAATGTTCATCGCTATGGCCCAGGACATCCGGGTCATTGTGATCAAGCTGGCAGACCGGCTGCACAACATGCGCACGCTCAAATACCAATCGGAAGAGAGCCAGCGCCGGATTTCCTATGAGACGCTGGAGATTTTCTGTCCCATTGCCGACCGGCTCGGGATCTCTGCCATCAAATGGGAGATGGAGGACATTGCCCTCCGTTACCTGAATCCGCAGCAGTACTACCGCATTGCCAATCTTGTACACAAGAAGCGGGCCGAACGCGAGCAGTTCATCGACAGTGTCATCAGCCGCATCCGCGCCAAGCTGGACGAAATGGGCATTGAAGGCGACCTGTCAGGACGCCCGAAGCATATCTATAGTGTCTATAACAAGATGAACACGAAGAACAAGCAGTTCAACGAAATCTATGATCTGCTGGCCATCCGCATTATCGTGGACAACATCAAGGATTGTTATGCCACACTCGGCATTATTCATACTCTTTGGAAGCCGATGCCCGGCCGGTTCAAGGATTATATTGCTATGCCCAAGGCCAATATGTACCAGTCATTGCATACAACAGTGGTAGGCCCGGGCGGGGAGCCGACCGAGGTCCAGATCCGGACATGGGAGATGCACCGTACCGCTGAATTCGGGATTGCCGCCCACTGGGCATATAAGGAAGGCAACAGCAATAACGTGAACCCGGAGAACCGGATGCCGTTCTTCCGCGAGATTCTGGAGCTTCAGCATGAAGCCAAGGATGCGGAGGAATTCGTAGAATCGCTGAAGATGGATTTCTTCTCCGATCTGGTCTTCGTCTTCACGCCAAAGGGCGAGGTGGTGGAGCTGCCAGCCGGCTCTGTGCCGCTGGACTTCGCGTTCCGCATTCATACCGAGGTCGGCAACCGGACGATCGGCGCCAAGGTGAACGGGCGGATTGTGCCGCTGGACCATAAGCTGAAGACCGGGGATATCGTGGAGATTCTAACCTCGAAGAACTCGTACGGGCCGAGCCGCGACTGGCTGAAGATTGCCCAATCCTCCCATGCGCGCAGTAAGATCAAGCAATGGTTCAAGAAGGAGAAGCGCGAGGAGAACGTGGAGAAGGGCCGCGAGGCGATCGAACGCGAGCTGAAGCGCTTGAACGTGGAGGTCTCCGACTGGCTGACAGAGGATAAATTGTCGGAGGCGGCGAAGAAGTTCGCCTTCAACGATGTGGAGGATATGCTGTCCGCTGTCGGCTTCGGCGGGATTACCGCCGCCCAGATTGCCTCCAAGCTGACGGAGAAGCTGCGTAAGGAGCAGGAGGAGGCCGCAGGCCACCTGGAGCTGACCTCCCAGATGAAGGAGATCAAATCTACCGGGGAGAAGCGTAACCAGCCAACCAACGGAGTGCGTGTCAAGGGCATCGACAATCTGCTCGTACGCTTCGCGCGATGTTGTAATCCTGTTCCAGGCGATGACATTGTCGGCTATGTCACCCGCGGACGCGGCGTATCGGTGCACCGTGAGGATTGCCCGAATATTCCGTCCGAGGGCGAAGGGGAAGAGGCTGCACGTGTGATCGAAGTGGAATGGGAAGGCAGCATGGAGTCCAATTACAGTGTCGATATTGAGATTACCGGCCATGACCGCAACGGCCTCCTGAATGAGGTGCTGCAGGCGGTGTCGGAGAGTAAGACGAATATATCGGCGGTGACCGGACGCTCCGACAAGAACAAGATGGCCATGATCCATATGACGATTCTGATCCGCAATACGGATCATCTGCAGTCTGTGGTCGATAAAGTGAAGCGGGTCAAGGATGTATATACCGTGAACCGTATTATGCAATAG